A window from Corynebacterium singulare encodes these proteins:
- a CDS encoding septum formation initiator family protein, translating into MARTTSLRTKRRNTVPVHTRARDAHKTTKRPKQPKGLDILGVGVIIAVVLVVLLTIAVPLRNYYHGQSEIARLESSIAAKQERKDQLLTEIDKYQSDEYIKQEARRRFGVMDEGETAFRIMDPRMDSGDTVTSEHREVTDDREWYAVLWDSVAQEAETETQVGENADGGVAVEPNTETDNPTE; encoded by the coding sequence ATGGCACGCACTACCTCTCTTCGAACTAAACGCCGGAACACCGTTCCGGTACATACGCGTGCCCGGGACGCACACAAAACCACGAAGCGCCCGAAGCAGCCGAAGGGCCTCGACATTCTCGGTGTCGGCGTCATCATCGCTGTCGTGCTCGTTGTTCTGCTGACCATCGCCGTCCCGCTGCGCAATTACTACCATGGCCAGTCAGAGATCGCGCGCCTTGAAAGCTCAATTGCAGCGAAGCAGGAGCGCAAGGACCAGCTCCTCACTGAAATCGACAAGTACCAGTCGGACGAGTACATCAAGCAGGAAGCACGTCGCCGTTTCGGCGTCATGGATGAGGGAGAGACGGCTTTCCGCATCATGGATCCTCGCATGGACTCTGGAGATACCGTCACGTCGGAGCACCGCGAGGTGACCGATGACCGCGAATGGTACGCAGTCCTCTGGGACTCCGTAGCTCAGGAAGCTGAAACAGAAACACAAGTAGGGGAGAACGCCGACGGCGGCGTTGCGGTGGAGCCGAACACAGAGACCGACAACCCTACTGAATAG
- a CDS encoding DUF501 domain-containing protein produces the protein MTVTDADLDVVREQLGRTPRGVVDIAYRTPDGAPAVIKTAPKLPDGTPFPTLYYLTDPRLTAEASRLEVAHVMKWMEQRLAEDEALQEDYRAAHDHYLSTRNEMEDLGTDFSGGGMPERVKCLHVLIAYALAEGPGRVRFGTEAVAMAAEHGKLRGSAIPEDWPTVGELGIDMAQFDFSNAG, from the coding sequence ATGACCGTGACCGATGCTGATCTCGACGTCGTCCGCGAACAACTAGGCCGCACCCCGCGCGGCGTCGTGGACATTGCCTACCGCACTCCCGACGGAGCTCCCGCAGTGATTAAGACTGCGCCTAAGCTTCCCGACGGCACCCCGTTCCCCACCCTCTACTACCTCACTGACCCGCGTCTGACCGCAGAGGCTTCTCGTCTCGAGGTGGCCCACGTGATGAAGTGGATGGAACAGCGTCTCGCCGAGGACGAGGCTTTGCAGGAGGACTACCGTGCTGCCCATGACCACTATCTTTCCACTCGTAATGAGATGGAGGACCTAGGTACAGATTTTTCCGGTGGAGGAATGCCTGAGCGTGTCAAGTGCCTCCATGTTCTCATCGCCTACGCTCTGGCCGAAGGGCCTGGCCGCGTTCGCTTCGGAACGGAAGCCGTAGCCATGGCGGCAGAACACGGTAAACTCCGAGGCAGCGCCATCCCGGAGGATTGGCCCACCGTGGGGGAGTTGGGCATTGACATGGCTCAGTTCGATTTTTCAAACGCCGGTTAA
- a CDS encoding Ppx/GppA phosphatase family protein — protein MTRVAAVDCGTNSIRLLISEIQEDGKIRDISRTMEIVRLGQGVDATGEFDPAALARTRAALEEYVKQMKFEKVERVRMVATSATRDAKNHREFFDMTAELLGQIQPGARAEVISGEEEALLSFTGAVADLSSEKGPYCVIDLGGGSTEFVVGTIDGEILGSHSAQMGCVRLTERMMRSDPPTEAEVEIASDYVAERMADVEKIVPIDKAVTFVGCAGTFTTLSALAQGMERYDADSIHGSELRFDALRVLTRQMIGLASDVRALNPVIHPGRADVIGGGCVAVEGIMTMIERNSSARSFFISEKDILDGIIAGLAAA, from the coding sequence ATGACTCGCGTTGCTGCTGTCGACTGCGGCACTAACTCCATTCGCCTTCTCATCAGTGAGATTCAGGAGGATGGAAAGATTCGAGACATCTCTCGCACCATGGAAATCGTTCGTCTTGGCCAAGGCGTCGATGCCACTGGTGAGTTTGACCCAGCGGCACTCGCGCGTACCAGAGCTGCGCTTGAGGAATACGTCAAGCAGATGAAGTTTGAGAAGGTTGAACGTGTCCGCATGGTGGCCACCTCCGCCACGCGTGATGCCAAAAACCACCGTGAATTTTTCGACATGACCGCTGAGCTTCTGGGACAGATTCAACCCGGTGCTCGCGCAGAAGTTATTTCCGGCGAGGAGGAAGCCTTGCTGTCCTTCACGGGTGCGGTGGCCGATCTTAGCTCCGAGAAGGGGCCGTACTGCGTCATCGATTTGGGCGGTGGGTCGACCGAATTCGTCGTCGGCACTATCGATGGCGAAATCCTTGGCTCTCATTCCGCACAAATGGGCTGCGTTCGCCTGACGGAACGCATGATGCGCAGCGATCCACCTACCGAGGCGGAAGTGGAGATCGCCTCCGATTATGTTGCCGAACGCATGGCTGACGTTGAAAAGATTGTGCCCATTGACAAGGCCGTTACCTTCGTAGGTTGCGCTGGCACCTTCACAACCTTGTCTGCCTTGGCACAGGGCATGGAGCGCTATGACGCGGATTCCATCCATGGCTCTGAGCTTCGTTTTGACGCCCTGCGTGTGCTGACGCGGCAGATGATTGGTCTGGCCTCAGACGTGCGAGCCCTCAACCCCGTCATCCACCCAGGCCGCGCCGACGTGATCGGCGGCGGCTGCGTGGCTGTCGAGGGCATCATGACGATGATTGAACGTAACAGCAGCGCCCGTTCCTTCTTCATCAGTGAGAAGGACATTCTCGACGGCATCATCGCAGGGCTCGCTGCAGCCTGA